One part of the Streptomyces sp. AM 2-1-1 genome encodes these proteins:
- a CDS encoding LacI family DNA-binding transcriptional regulator produces MQPTPRRMPTLDEVAARAGVSRTVASRAVNNVPHVSRAKREAVERAVLELGYVPNPTARALAGNRVGAVVLAASSDEAGLFADPFFAEIVVGVSTALDDTDLELILVLANSPRGRARLRQMVSSRRADGIMLMALRGDDPLGRLAEDAGMPVVFGGLPLTGEPRWYVDADNRGGGRLAADHFVRTGRTGPVMITGQVDSRVSVTREQGFAEGLALAGVPLLGVSSGAFQVEGGAEAMERLLDAHPRLDSVFTASDGMAIGALQVLRRRGRRVPEDVSVIGFDDLAVARHANPPLTTVRQPVRALGHEMARMLVNAIGGHDPNPLILPTRLTVRKSAPGPASPG; encoded by the coding sequence ATGCAGCCCACGCCCCGGCGCATGCCGACCCTCGACGAGGTGGCCGCACGAGCGGGCGTGTCGCGCACCGTGGCTTCCCGGGCGGTCAACAACGTCCCGCATGTGAGCCGGGCCAAGCGGGAGGCGGTCGAACGGGCCGTCCTCGAGCTGGGATACGTACCGAACCCCACCGCGCGGGCGCTGGCCGGCAACCGGGTGGGCGCGGTGGTACTGGCCGCCTCCAGTGACGAGGCCGGCCTCTTCGCGGACCCGTTCTTCGCCGAAATCGTCGTCGGGGTGAGCACGGCGCTGGACGACACCGACCTGGAACTCATCCTGGTGCTCGCCAACTCACCCCGGGGCCGGGCCCGCCTGCGGCAGATGGTCAGCTCCCGTCGGGCGGACGGCATCATGCTGATGGCCCTACGGGGAGACGACCCGCTGGGACGGCTGGCCGAGGACGCCGGAATGCCGGTCGTCTTCGGCGGGCTCCCCCTGACCGGGGAGCCTCGCTGGTACGTGGACGCCGACAACAGGGGCGGGGGCCGGCTGGCCGCCGATCACTTCGTACGCACCGGGCGGACCGGACCCGTCATGATCACCGGTCAGGTGGACAGCCGGGTCTCGGTGACCCGCGAGCAGGGCTTCGCCGAGGGCCTGGCGCTGGCAGGCGTCCCGCTGCTCGGCGTCTCCTCGGGCGCGTTCCAGGTGGAAGGCGGCGCGGAGGCCATGGAACGACTGCTCGACGCCCATCCGCGATTGGACTCGGTCTTCACGGCATCGGACGGGATGGCGATCGGCGCGCTGCAGGTGCTCCGCCGACGTGGTCGACGGGTGCCGGAGGACGTGTCGGTGATCGGCTTCGACGACCTTGCCGTGGCTCGGCACGCCAACCCGCCGCTGACCACCGTGCGCCAGCCGGTCAGGGCGCTGGGGCACGAGATGGCACGGATGCTGGTCAACGCGATCGGCGGCCACGACCCGAACCCCCTGATACTTCCGACCCGGTTGACGGTCCGGAAGTCCGCACCGGGACCGGCCTCGCCCGGCTGA
- a CDS encoding glycosyltransferase, with product MDPDPRVTVVVITHNRRPELLRTLDTLRSLPEAPRVVVTDNASRDGTAEAVGRLFPEFVLLTPGRNLGAVGRNLAVEQVESPYVAFCDDDTWWEPHSLRRAADLLDTRPRLAAVTARIVVEPSGEEDPVVADMRDSPLSGPSWLPGPALGSFLAGATVMRTDAFRSVGGFHPGLWLGGEEELLATDLLSRGWWLAYVCDLLVHHAASTVRDSTERRTLGLRNTLWFTWLRRPGASAVRRTLHLLCTVPRDRASLSAFARAAAGLPWVLRQRRPVAPSVEARLRALEVARASSTARQYVG from the coding sequence ATGGACCCCGATCCCCGCGTCACCGTCGTGGTGATCACCCACAACCGCCGACCGGAACTGCTGCGCACCCTGGACACCTTGCGTTCCCTGCCCGAGGCGCCCAGGGTCGTCGTGACGGACAACGCCTCCCGCGACGGCACGGCCGAGGCGGTGGGCCGCCTCTTCCCCGAGTTCGTCCTGCTGACCCCCGGCCGCAACCTGGGGGCGGTCGGACGGAATCTGGCAGTGGAGCAGGTGGAGAGCCCGTACGTGGCGTTCTGCGACGACGACACCTGGTGGGAGCCGCACTCCCTGCGGCGCGCCGCCGACCTCCTCGACACCCGCCCGCGTCTTGCCGCGGTCACCGCCCGCATCGTCGTCGAACCCTCGGGGGAGGAGGACCCCGTCGTCGCCGACATGCGGGACTCACCGCTTTCCGGGCCCTCCTGGCTCCCAGGACCGGCCCTGGGCTCCTTCCTGGCCGGCGCGACGGTGATGCGGACCGACGCCTTCCGGTCGGTCGGGGGGTTCCATCCCGGCCTCTGGCTGGGCGGGGAGGAGGAACTCCTCGCCACCGACCTGCTCAGCCGGGGATGGTGGCTCGCCTACGTCTGCGACCTGCTGGTCCACCACGCCGCGTCCACGGTCCGCGACAGCACCGAGCGACGGACCCTCGGACTGCGCAACACGCTCTGGTTCACCTGGCTGCGCCGCCCCGGCGCCTCCGCCGTCCGGCGCACTCTCCACCTGCTGTGCACGGTGCCGCGGGACAGGGCTTCACTGTCCGCCTTCGCACGCGCCGCCGCCGGCCTGCCCTGGGTGCTCCGTCAGCGCCGACCGGTGGCGCCGTCCGTCGAGGCACGCCTGCGCGCGCTCGAAGTCGCGCGCGCGTCCTCCACCGCTCGACAGTACGTCGGCTGA
- a CDS encoding glycosyltransferase has protein sequence MITKDRPASALRTLDRLAALPERPPVVVVDNGLDPAVTEALRAHPTGPRVLAPGRNTGALGRNLAVRHATTPYVAFSDDDSWWRPGALRRAADLLDAHPRLGLLAARSLVGPEQQDDPLNELLSRSPLPPDAGLPGRPVLGFLGCACVVRRRAHLEAGGYHPLLFFGAEETLLAYDLAAAGWGVSYDPSVTAHHHPDPGERPGRSALLRRNALLTAWLRRPVRVALRHTFALSAEAWRGDTEAAFALREAGARLPAALRLRRRLPSRVENAVRLLERHAPATPAMRHTEEEGSA, from the coding sequence ATGATCACCAAGGATCGCCCGGCCAGTGCCCTGCGCACGCTCGACCGGCTGGCGGCGCTGCCCGAACGCCCCCCTGTCGTCGTGGTCGACAACGGACTCGATCCGGCGGTGACCGAGGCGTTGCGTGCCCACCCCACCGGCCCCCGGGTGCTGGCACCCGGCCGCAACACCGGGGCGCTGGGCCGGAACCTGGCGGTGCGGCACGCGACCACTCCCTACGTGGCCTTCAGCGACGACGACTCCTGGTGGCGGCCCGGCGCTCTCCGGCGGGCCGCCGACCTGCTCGACGCCCACCCGCGGCTCGGACTCCTGGCCGCACGCAGCCTCGTCGGCCCGGAGCAACAGGACGATCCGCTGAACGAACTGCTGTCACGCTCCCCGCTGCCGCCGGACGCAGGACTGCCCGGCCGTCCGGTCCTCGGCTTCCTCGGGTGCGCGTGCGTCGTCCGGCGCCGGGCCCACCTCGAAGCGGGCGGCTACCATCCGCTGCTGTTCTTCGGAGCGGAGGAGACGCTGCTCGCCTACGACCTAGCGGCGGCCGGCTGGGGCGTCTCCTACGACCCCTCCGTCACCGCCCACCACCACCCCGACCCGGGCGAGCGTCCCGGCCGCTCCGCGCTCCTGCGCCGCAACGCACTGCTCACCGCCTGGCTGCGCCGACCCGTGCGCGTCGCCCTGCGGCACACGTTCGCACTGAGCGCCGAGGCGTGGCGCGGGGACACGGAAGCCGCGTTCGCACTGCGGGAAGCGGGTGCCCGGCTCCCCGCCGCCCTGCGCCTGCGCCGCCGCCTGCCGAGCCGGGTCGAGAACGCCGTACGCCTGCTGGAGCGCCACGCACCCGCGACGCCCGCGATGCGGCACACCGAAGAGGAAGGCAGCGCGTGA
- a CDS encoding glycosyltransferase family 9 protein: MKPVPPPRVLVLRALGLGDLLAAVPALRGLRRGFPDHEIVLATPPSLRDAALATGAVDTILPATAPQRGVPVLTGWHGAPPDIAVDLHGNGPESYAALAALRPRRILAYACPPADGLPPPGWEREDHERERWCRLLRAWGIEADPGDVRLPRPSCPSPAPDAVVVHPGAEAAARCWPVRRYSAVVRGLLAEGHRVVVTGGPAEAELAAAVAEGAGLGPRDVLSGGLPFARLSALIADAGCVVSGDTGPAHLAVAHGTPSVTLFGPVAPRLWGPPPDDPRHTALWYPGPPGDPHGTSADPSLLRIGADEVLAAALAHAGHRSTAGEGPTPEGFRPVEAQGRA; this comes from the coding sequence ATGAAGCCCGTTCCGCCGCCCCGCGTCCTCGTCCTGCGCGCCCTCGGACTGGGCGACCTCCTCGCGGCCGTCCCCGCGCTGCGGGGTCTGCGCCGCGGCTTCCCCGACCACGAGATCGTCCTGGCCACTCCGCCGTCCCTGCGGGACGCCGCGCTGGCCACCGGCGCCGTGGACACCATCCTCCCGGCAACGGCGCCGCAGCGAGGCGTACCGGTACTGACCGGCTGGCACGGTGCTCCGCCGGACATCGCCGTCGACCTCCACGGCAACGGACCGGAGAGCTACGCGGCCCTCGCCGCCCTCCGTCCGCGCAGGATTCTCGCCTACGCCTGTCCGCCCGCGGACGGGCTCCCACCCCCCGGGTGGGAGCGCGAGGACCATGAGCGCGAGCGGTGGTGCCGGCTCCTGCGCGCCTGGGGCATCGAAGCGGATCCCGGAGACGTCCGCCTGCCGAGGCCGTCCTGCCCGTCACCGGCGCCCGACGCCGTGGTGGTACACCCCGGGGCCGAAGCGGCCGCCCGGTGCTGGCCCGTCCGGCGGTACTCCGCGGTCGTCCGGGGACTGCTGGCGGAGGGCCACCGGGTCGTGGTGACCGGTGGGCCCGCCGAGGCGGAGCTGGCGGCGGCGGTGGCCGAGGGCGCCGGACTCGGGCCCCGGGACGTACTGTCCGGAGGGCTTCCCTTCGCCCGGCTCTCCGCGCTGATCGCGGACGCAGGATGCGTGGTCAGCGGCGACACCGGACCCGCGCACCTCGCCGTGGCGCACGGCACGCCGTCCGTGACGCTGTTCGGTCCGGTGGCGCCACGTCTGTGGGGACCACCCCCGGACGACCCGCGCCACACCGCGCTCTGGTATCCCGGCCCGCCCGGCGACCCGCACGGCACGTCCGCCGACCCCTCGCTGCTGCGGATCGGCGCCGACGAGGTGCTCGCCGCCGCTCTGGCCCACGCCGGTCACCGGAGCACGGCGGGGGAGGGCCCCACGCCGGAGGGCTTCAGGCCGGTGGAGGCACAGGGACGTGCGTGA